One Rosa chinensis cultivar Old Blush chromosome 5, RchiOBHm-V2, whole genome shotgun sequence genomic region harbors:
- the LOC112165852 gene encoding copper transporter 1, translating to MEGMDHSHHDMGSMAPPPSMNGTTTMPHQKMMMHMTFFWGTTAEVLFSRWPGTKTGMYYVALLFVFALAVLVEWLSHCRIIKVGSGHVAAGLIQTLLHCLRVGLAYMVMLAVMSFNAGVFLVAVAGHTLGFLLFGSRVFRKPVEDEKGSDLPPMSC from the coding sequence ATGGAAGGGATGGATCATAGTCATCATGACATGGGTTCCATGGCACCACCGCCATCCATGAACGGCACAACGACGATGCCTCACCAGAAAATGATGATGCACATGACCTTCTTCTGGGGCACAACCGCCGAGGTCCTCTTCTCCAGATGGCCAGGCACCAAAACTGGCATGTATTACGTGGCCCTGCTCTTCGTCTTCGCCCTCGCTGTTCTTGTCGAGTGGCTCTCCCACTGTCGAATCATCAAGGTCGGGTCGGGACACGTGGCGGCCGGACTGATCCAGACCCTCTTGCATTGTCTGAGGGTCGGGTTGGCTTATATGGTAATGTTGGCTGTCATGTCCTTTAATGCTGGTGTGTTTTTGGTCGCTGTGGCTGGGCATACTCTGGGGTTCTTGCTCTTTGGGAGTAGGGTTTTCAGGAAACCTGTGGAGGATGAAAAGGGCTCTGATCTTCCTCCAATGAGTTGTTGA